In the genome of Planctomyces sp. SH-PL62, the window GGATCGGGACGCTTGCGTCGCTGGGCGCGCACTTCGGCCGGACGATGAGCCCGGCGGCGGCCGTCGTGGCCATGTGCGTCCGGTTGTCGGGCGAGTCGGCGACGAATTTGATACGCCGGGTCGTCCCGCCGCTCCTGGTCGGGATGGCGGTCATGATCGTCGTCAGCGTCCTCCGTCTCTTCTGACGCGAGGCGATCGACTTGTCGCCGGCGTCGGGGATTGGTATCCGTAAAGGCTTACGCACGCCCGTGGTGCCCGATCCCGAAACGCCAGCCCGAGGGGAGCCCGTCCAGCCGTGGCCGACAACCATTCGTTCGACGTGGTCAGCGAGATCAACCAGGTTGAGATGCACAACGCCGTCACGCAGGCCCAGCACGAGTGCACCGTGCGCTACGACTTCAAGGGGACCAAGGCGGCGATCGAGTACAACAAGAAGGACAACACCCTGACGCTCACCGGCGATCACAAGGGACAGCTCGAGACGGTCCTCCAGGTCCTCAAGGAGAAGATGGCGAAGCGCGGGGTTCCGGTGAACGCCGTGGTCCGCGGCAAGCTGGAGGAGGCCTCGCACGACTCGGTGCGCGAGACGATGACGATCCATTCCGGGATCGAGTCGGACGACGCCCGCAAGATCGTCAAGGAGGTCAAGCAGATGAAGATCAAGGTCCAGGCCCAGATTATGGACGACAAGGTCCGGATCACGGGCAAGAAAGTGGACGACCTCCAGGCGGTCATCGCCCACCTGAAGGAGAACGGACCGGAATATCCTCTCCAGTTCGTCAATTTCACCTGACCCTCTCGACCGCACCGCGCCGGCAGGGTCGAAGGCCCGACCGGCGGGTACGGGGTGAAGCGACATCCTCCCGACGCCGATCTGATAGAGACCTGGCTGTGATCCGGGCTCGCGGATCGGCGAGAGGCCGCCCGGACGGACTATCGAGGAGGATGACGGATGGGCTTCCTGAACGGACGAATGACTTTCACCCGGTTCCGCGTGGGCGGCCCGTCCCCGCTGCCGTTCTCCGAGGAGACGCTGGCGGTGCTGGAGAGCCATCGGATCGGCCACCACAGCGCGGCGGAGCCGGCCGACGGCGTGACCACCGGCTGGGCGGGGGGGAGCCACGTCCTCGACGTCCGATTCGAGCTGGACAAGAACCTGATCAACGACTCGCTCCACGCCGCGATCCGCGTCGACACCGACAAGATCCCCGGCACGCTGCTCCGCGCCTACACCCAGATCGAGCTGGACGCCCGGGCGGCGATGAACCCCAGCGGGACGCCCACGAAGGCCCAGAAGACCGAGGCGAAGGAGGCCGCGAAGGCCCGCGCCGAGTCCGAGGCCGCCGACGGCCGATTCCGCCGCTGCAACCATTATCCGATCCTTTGGGACGGCCGTCAGGGGATCCTCTACGTCGGCTCGACCAGCTCGAACGTCGTCGAGCGGGCCACGGCCCTGTTCCGCGAGACGTTCGAGCGCCCCCTGGAGCCGATCACCGCCGGGGCGTTGGCGATGGGGAGCCCGGACACGATCGAGGAGTCCGACCGCACGGCCGAGCGACTGGGGACGAACTCGCTGAACCTGTACGGCGGCGACAGCGGCGACCAGCTCTCCACCGTCGCCTGGGCCGAGAAGGCCCCGAA includes:
- a CDS encoding YajQ family cyclic di-GMP-binding protein gives rise to the protein MADNHSFDVVSEINQVEMHNAVTQAQHECTVRYDFKGTKAAIEYNKKDNTLTLTGDHKGQLETVLQVLKEKMAKRGVPVNAVVRGKLEEASHDSVRETMTIHSGIESDDARKIVKEVKQMKIKVQAQIMDDKVRITGKKVDDLQAVIAHLKENGPEYPLQFVNFT